AGTGGATGGCCAGGTATCTGCTGCCCGAGTCCCTGTACCGGCTGCGCTCCGGCGACACGGCCTCCGAGGCCGTCAAGGTCGTGGTCGAGGTCGACCCCGCGCACGCCCAACTCCCCGACGCGCAGCGCAGGTTGATGGCCGAGGTGCTCAGCGTCATCGACCGCGAGGAGAACATGCGCGACGCCGCGCAGCGCGCCTTCGTCTCCATCGCGCGCCGCGTCCAGTCCATCGTGCACAAGCAGAACGCCGAACTGCGCGAGATGGAGGAGGACCACGGCCGCAATCCCGAGGTCTTCGACGACCTCCTGCGCATCGACCACGGCACCGCGCTGATCGGCCGCCTCGCCGACTCCATCACCGTCCTCGGCGGCGCCCGCCCCGGCCGCCAGTGGCCCCGGCCCGTGCCGCTCTACAGCGTGCTGCGCGGCGCCATGTCGCGCATCCTCGAATACCCCCGCATCGAGCTGCACTCGATCGCCAAGATCGCCATCCGCGGCATCTCCGTCGAGCCGCTCATCCACGCGCTGGCCGAACTCATGGACAACGCGACGCGCTACTCGCCGCCCCAGACCAAGGTGCACGTCACCGCGGTCGAGGTGCAGACCGGCATCGCCATCGAGATCGAGGACGGCGGCGTCAGCCTCAGCGAGGAGGCCCGCGGCCGCGCCGAGGAGATGCTCGCCCGCGCCAAGGCCGGTATCGACCTCAACGACCTCGGCGAGAACCCCCGCCTCGGCATGGCCGTCGTCGGCCGGCTCTCGCAGATGTACGACATGCAGATCGCGCTGCGCCAGTCCGCGTACGGCGGTGTCCGCGCCGTTCTCATCGTGCCGCGGATCATGGTGACGAGCGACGCCGCGCCCGGTCTCGCCCACGGCATCGGCGCCTCCGGTGTGCCTCGCGTCAACAACGACGGCGAGCCCATCGTGGAGGAGCCCCGTAAGAAGAAGCTGCGCCGCCCCACCACGGGCCCCCGCCCCTCCGCGCCGCTGGTGGCCGCCATGGAGGACGACGTCCCCGTCGTCACCGAGTGGCGCGCCAACGGACTGCCGCAGCGCCGCAGGAAGGTCGACACGAAGGTCATCGACCAGCAGATCATCGTGACGCCCAGGGCGCCCGAGAACGGCAGCGGGGCGGCGCCCCGTGCGGACCAGCCCCCGCAGTGGACGCCCATCCCGGTGCCGGCCTCCGAGGCCGAACCCGAGAAGCCGGACCAGCCCGAACCGGGCCTGTGGGTCGAGGCGTTCATGAACGGGCTCAAGGGTGACGGGCAGGGCGACGCGTCGGGCGAGACCGGCGAGACCAATCAGCAGGTCGACGAGGGAGACCGCCAGTGATCCAGCAAAGGGCAAACTTCGACTGGATGCTCAAGGAGCTCGCCGACGGCGTGCCCCAGACACGGCAGGTCGTGGTGCTCTCCGCTGACGGCCTGCGCATCGCCCGCTACGGCGGAGACCCCGACGCCGCCGACCGCATCGCCGCCGCCTGCGCCGGACTCCAGAGCCTCGCCACCGCCGTGGCCAGCGAGATCCCGGACAGCGACGGCCGGATGAGCATGGTCATCATCGAGGTCAGCGGAGGGTTCTTCTACCTCATGGCCGCGGGCAAGGGCGCGTACCTCGCGGTCCTCGCCGACGCCCACGTGGACGCCGGACTCATCAGCAACCGCATGCGCGACCTCGTCGTACGCATCGGTGCGCACCTCACCAGTCCGCCCCGGCGCAACGGGCAGACCGTATGACACACCCCCCGCAACCCTCCCGAGCGCAGCCGCAGCCGCAGCCGCCGCAGCGCGAGCGCCGCGGGCCGGACGGCAAGGGCGCCAACCCCGAACGCCTGTACACCATCACGGGCGGCAGCGAGGGGGCCGAGCGCGCGCCGCTCGACCTGGTCACCCTGATCATCGCGCGCGCCGACCCCCCGCCCGCTGCGCCGCCCGAGCAGGCAGCCCTGTTACGGCTGTGCAAGTCACCCCTGTCCACGGCCGAGATCTCGGCCTACCTCAGTCTGCCGTTCAGCGTGGTCACCGTGCTGCTCGGCGAACTCCTCGCGGCTGAACTGGTTCAGGCGCGCGCCCCTGTCATCCGCGGCGCCGTCGCCGACCGTTCCCTCCTCGAAGCGGTGATGCATGGACTTCAAAAGCTCTGACACGCTCCGGGACGGACCCCGCATTCCGGGGCCCCGGAGGGAGGACCACCTGCCCGACACGGTCTCGGCCGCCGTGAAGGTCGTCATCGTCGGCGGATTCGGCGTGGGCAAGACCACGATGGTGGGATCCGTCAGCGAGATCAGGCCGCTCACCACCGAAGAGACCATGACCCAGGCGGGCATCGGAGTCGACGACAACTACGGCTCCGAGACGAAGACCGCCACCACGGTCGCCATGGACTTCGGACGCATCAGCATCACGGACGAGCTGGTGCTCTACCTCTTCGGCACCCCGGGCCAGGAGCGCTTCTGGTTCCTGTGGAACGGCCTGTTCGAGGGCGCACTCGGCGCCGTCGTGCTCATCGACACCCGCCGCCTCGAAGTCAGCTTCGACGTGATCGGGCGCCTGGAGGAGCGCGGCGTGCCGTTCGTCATCGCCAACAACGCCTTCCCCGACGGCCCGCGCTACCCCGCCGAAGAACTGCGCCAGGCCCTCGACCTCGACCCGGACGTCCCGATCCTCGAGTGCGACGCCCGGCGCCGTGCCTCCAGCCGGGACGTCCTGATGACGCTGATGCGCTATCTGCACGAACTGGCGCTCACCCGCGTCTGACCCGGCCGGTGCCGGCCCTCTCTGCTGCAACACAGCCTTTTCCACACAGCCTTTCCACACCACCGGAGCGATCACCGTGACGACTCCCTCCCACTCACACGCCGGCACGGACGAGGCCGCGCTCAGTCCGCCGCCCGGCTGCCCGGCCCACGCCCTGGGCCCCGGCGGCCTGCGCCGGCTCTACGGTCCCGAGGCGGACGACGACATCGCGGCCGTGTATGAGAAGCTGCGCGCCGAACACGGCCCCGTCGCCCCCGTCCTGATCCACGAAGACGTGCCGATGTGGGCGGTCCTCGGGCACGGCGAGAACCTGCACATGGTCCGCTCGACCTCGCAGTTCAACCGCGACGCGCGCCACTGGAACGCGGTCCTCGACGGCAGCGTCACGCCCACCAACCCCCTCGCGCCCGTCTTCAGCTGGCAGCCCATCTGCAGCTTCGCCGAGGGCGCCGACCACCAGCGGCTGCGCGGGGCGGTCACCGGGGCGATCGGCACGATCGAGTCCCGTGGCCTGCGGCGCTTCATCAACCGCGCCTCGAACGAGCTGGTCAACAAGATCTGCGAGATCGGCGAGGCCGACGTCGTCAGCCAGTTCGCCGAGCATCTGCCGATGATGGTGATGTGCCGGATCTTCGGCATGCCCGAGGAGTACAACGAGCGGATGGTGCAGGCCGCCCGCGACATGATCAAGGGCACCGAGACCGCCATCGCCAGCAACGAATACATCAT
The DNA window shown above is from Streptomyces sp. NBC_01445 and carries:
- a CDS encoding sensor histidine kinase, encoding MVSVQSPPGGREIPYTRVLLLPAVAMAAATGAAVAVVAQPARLAVALCGGLATLLLILVAAEAVRRGRTIKWERAQSARHVEHLERSLAARDDEAQWMARYLLPESLYRLRSGDTASEAVKVVVEVDPAHAQLPDAQRRLMAEVLSVIDREENMRDAAQRAFVSIARRVQSIVHKQNAELREMEEDHGRNPEVFDDLLRIDHGTALIGRLADSITVLGGARPGRQWPRPVPLYSVLRGAMSRILEYPRIELHSIAKIAIRGISVEPLIHALAELMDNATRYSPPQTKVHVTAVEVQTGIAIEIEDGGVSLSEEARGRAEEMLARAKAGIDLNDLGENPRLGMAVVGRLSQMYDMQIALRQSAYGGVRAVLIVPRIMVTSDAAPGLAHGIGASGVPRVNNDGEPIVEEPRKKKLRRPTTGPRPSAPLVAAMEDDVPVVTEWRANGLPQRRRKVDTKVIDQQIIVTPRAPENGSGAAPRADQPPQWTPIPVPASEAEPEKPDQPEPGLWVEAFMNGLKGDGQGDASGETGETNQQVDEGDRQ
- a CDS encoding roadblock/LC7 domain-containing protein, with amino-acid sequence MIQQRANFDWMLKELADGVPQTRQVVVLSADGLRIARYGGDPDAADRIAAACAGLQSLATAVASEIPDSDGRMSMVIIEVSGGFFYLMAAGKGAYLAVLADAHVDAGLISNRMRDLVVRIGAHLTSPPRRNGQTV
- a CDS encoding GTP-binding protein — translated: MDFKSSDTLRDGPRIPGPRREDHLPDTVSAAVKVVIVGGFGVGKTTMVGSVSEIRPLTTEETMTQAGIGVDDNYGSETKTATTVAMDFGRISITDELVLYLFGTPGQERFWFLWNGLFEGALGAVVLIDTRRLEVSFDVIGRLEERGVPFVIANNAFPDGPRYPAEELRQALDLDPDVPILECDARRRASSRDVLMTLMRYLHELALTRV
- a CDS encoding DUF742 domain-containing protein; the encoded protein is MTHPPQPSRAQPQPQPPQRERRGPDGKGANPERLYTITGGSEGAERAPLDLVTLIIARADPPPAAPPEQAALLRLCKSPLSTAEISAYLSLPFSVVTVLLGELLAAELVQARAPVIRGAVADRSLLEAVMHGLQKL